A genomic stretch from Amia ocellicauda isolate fAmiCal2 chromosome 23, fAmiCal2.hap1, whole genome shotgun sequence includes:
- the LOC136719407 gene encoding zona pellucida sperm-binding protein 4-like — MERCGMSVRVWSLVCLLMAAAVDVSIAQGQNCSVSDNEKMACGAPAISRADCEAMTVQCTTDGQFVVVVPRNVTRPPLSLDTVSLLGGQGAPCSPVGTTAGFALFQFPVSACGSTLKSEGGDVVYENTMSSKLGLPSGRLHVPVPDWVQWLPASPSRLTFLCKYSGSELVPVEAVVYTAAPPPPSVVAPGPLSVELRIATEAVYDAYYGDGDYPVTKVLRDPVYVEVRILNRTDPNIVLTLEDCWATSTPSPLGQPQWSLLVAGCPYRDDQYQTTLVPVAGSSGLPYPTHYKRFIVQMFTFVDAGSQLPLKAKVFIHCSAAVCQPSATDRCVTPCNQRMRRAVAPVQRASREMAVVSSGEVILTASELPAVDRRASPSEGEEGSFDTLLALSPLMSAPL; from the exons ATGGAGAGGTGTGGGATGAGCGTGCGGGTCTGGAGTCTTGTCTGTCTGCTGATGGCGGCTGCGGTGGACGTGTCTATAGCCCAGGGTCAGAACTGCTCGGTTAGTGACAACGAGAAAATGGCGTGTGGCGCCCCTGCAATCAGTAGAGCCGACTGTGAAGCGA tgactgtgcaatgcaccacGGATGGTCAGTTTGTGGTTGTAGTACCCAGGAATGTGACCAGGCCTCCGCTGAGCCTTGACACCGTCAGCCTGCTGGGGGGTCAGGGCGCCCCCTGCAGCCCTGTTGGCACCACTGCTGGCTTTGCCTTGTTCCAGTTCCCAGTCAGTGCCTGTGGCAGCACACTGAAG AGTGAGGGTGGCGATGTGGTGTACGAGAACACGATGTCCTCTAAAC TGGGGCTCCCCAGTGGCCGTCTCCATGTGCCAGTACCCGACTGGGTCCAATGGCTGCCTGCTTCTCCTTCCAGGCTGACCTTCCTGTGCAAGTATTCGGGCAGTGAGCTTGTTCCTGTGGAGGCTGTAGtgtacactgcagccccgcctcctccttcagtcgtggcccctggacctctcagtgtggagctcaggattgcaacgg AAGCTGTGTATGACGCCTACTACGGTGATGGGGACTACCCCGTGACCAAGGTCCTGCGGGATCCTGTGTATGTTGAGGTTCGCATCCTGAATAGGACCGACCCCAACATTGTCCTGACTCTGGAAGACTGCTGGGCAACTTCCACCCCCAGCCCGCTCGGCCAGCCCCAGTGGAGCCTGCTGGTTGCTGG GTGTCCGTACAGAGATGACCAGTACCAGACCACCTTGGTTCCTGTGGCTGGCTCTTCAGGGCTGCCATACCCAACGCACTACAAGCGCTTCATCGTGCAGATGTTCACTTTTGTGGATGCTGGCTCCCAGCTCCCTCTGAAGGCGAAG GTGTTCATCCACtgtagtgcagcagtgtgcCAACCCAGTGCTACTGACCGCTGTGTCACTCCGTGCAACCAGAGAATGA GGAGAGCCGTTGCCCCGGTGCAGAGGGCCTCCAGGGAGATGGCCGTGGTGTCCAGTGGGGAAGTGATCCTGACTGCCTCTGAGCTCCCTGCTGTGGACAGGAGGGCTTCTCCCAgtgaaggtgaggaggggaGCTTTGACACTCTGCTGGCGCTCAGCCCTCTCATGTCTGCACCCTTGTGA
- the LOC136719408 gene encoding zona pellucida sperm-binding protein 4-like — protein MERCGMSVRVWSLVCLLMAAAVDVSIAQGQNCSVSDNEKMACGAPAISRADCEAMTVQCTTDGQFVVVVPRNVTRPPLSLDTVSLLGGQGAPCSPVGTTAGFALFQFPVSACGSTLKSEGGDVVYENTMSSKRDVQEGPDGSITRDSYYELTFLCKYSGSELVPVEAVVYTAAPPPPSVVAPGPLSVELRIATEAVYDAYYGDGDYPVTKVLRDPVYVEVRILNRTDPNIVLTLEDCWATSTPSPLGQPQWSLLVAGCPYRDDQYQTTLVPVAGSSGLPYPTHYKRFIVQMFTFVDAGSQLPLKAKVFIHCSAAVCQPSATDRCVTPCNQRMRRAVAPVQRASREMAVVSSGEVILTASELPAVDRRASPSEGEEGSFDTLLALSPLMSAPL, from the exons ATGGAGAGGTGTGGGATGAGCGTGCGGGTCTGGAGTCTTGTCTGTCTGCTGATGGCGGCTGCGGTGGACGTGTCTATAGCCCAGGGTCAGAACTGCTCGGTTAGTGACAACGAGAAAATGGCGTGTGGCGCCCCTGCAATCAGTAGAGCCGACTGTGAAGCGA tgactgtgcaatgcaccacGGATGGTCAGTTTGTGGTTGTAGTACCCAGGAATGTGACCAGGCCTCCGCTGAGCCTTGACACCGTCAGCCTGCTGGGGGGTCAGGGCGCCCCCTGCAGCCCTGTTGGCACCACTGCTGGCTTTGCCTTGTTCCAGTTCCCAGTCAGTGCCTGTGGCAGCACACTGAAG AGTGAGGGTGGCGATGTGGTGTACGAGAACACGATGTCCTCTAAACGTGATGTGCAGGAGGGGCCTGATGGCTCCATCACCAGGGACAGCTACTATGA GCTGACCTTCCTGTGCAAGTATTCGGGCAGTGAGCTTGTTCCTGTGGAGGCTGTAGtgtacactgcagccccgcctcctccttcagtcgtggcccctggacctctcagtgtggagctcaggattgcaacgg AAGCTGTGTATGACGCCTACTACGGTGATGGGGACTACCCCGTGACCAAGGTCCTGCGGGATCCTGTGTATGTTGAGGTTCGCATCCTGAATAGGACCGACCCCAACATTGTCCTGACTCTGGAAGACTGCTGGGCAACTTCCACCCCCAGCCCGCTCGGCCAGCCCCAGTGGAGCCTGCTGGTTGCTGG GTGTCCGTACAGAGATGACCAGTACCAGACCACCTTGGTTCCTGTGGCTGGCTCTTCAGGGCTGCCATACCCAACGCACTACAAGCGCTTCATCGTGCAGATGTTCACTTTTGTGGATGCTGGCTCCCAGCTCCCTCTGAAGGCGAAG GTGTTCATCCACtgtagtgcagcagtgtgcCAACCCAGTGCTACTGACCGCTGTGTCACTCCGTGCAACCAGAGAATGA GGAGAGCCGTTGCCCCGGTGCAGAGGGCCTCCAGGGAGATGGCCGTGGTGTCCAGTGGGGAAGTGATCCTGACTGCCTCTGAGCTCCCTGCTGTGGACAGGAGGGCTTCTCCCAgtgaaggtgaggaggggaGCTTTGACACTCTGCTGGCGCTCAGCCCTCTCATGTCTGCACCCTTGTGA